A genomic region of Caldicellulosiruptor acetigenus contains the following coding sequences:
- a CDS encoding CheR family methyltransferase — protein MKQDIDAASIDKIKKLVLERTGILINEQKANMILQKIQILINEGAIKDLNHFYYNLITNDRELQNFINFLTVNETYFFREFEQLKAFAEVILPEVVEFKRKSGENKIKIWVAGCATGDEAYTIAIILSEFLEKDFLYEIYASDIDTNALGAAEKGVYEARNVRFVHHYYLNKYFDITKEGKFQIKEELKRNIKFLHHNLVDFSKYFIFSKSDFVFCRNVLIYFGDEQRKKVIDKMYEILNCGGYLFLGHSESVGRLSDRFSVRRINDSFFYYKECESGW, from the coding sequence ATGAAGCAAGATATTGATGCCGCTTCGATTGACAAAATAAAAAAGCTTGTATTGGAAAGAACCGGAATATTGATAAATGAGCAAAAAGCAAACATGATTTTGCAGAAGATTCAAATACTGATAAATGAGGGTGCTATAAAGGATTTAAATCATTTTTATTATAACCTCATAACAAACGACAGGGAACTTCAGAACTTTATAAATTTTTTGACTGTCAATGAAACATATTTTTTCAGAGAATTCGAGCAGCTGAAAGCTTTTGCAGAAGTAATACTGCCTGAGGTTGTTGAATTTAAGAGGAAAAGTGGAGAAAATAAAATAAAAATCTGGGTTGCGGGATGTGCAACAGGTGATGAAGCATATACCATTGCTATTATCCTAAGTGAGTTTTTAGAAAAAGATTTTTTGTATGAAATATATGCATCTGACATAGATACTAATGCGCTTGGGGCAGCAGAAAAAGGCGTGTATGAAGCGAGAAATGTTCGATTTGTCCACCATTATTATTTGAATAAATATTTTGATATTACAAAAGAAGGCAAATTCCAAATTAAAGAAGAACTAAAAAGGAACATAAAGTTTTTACATCACAATTTAGTTGATTTTAGCAAGTATTTTATTTTTTCCAAATCAGATTTTGTCTTTTGCAGAAATGTGCTTATCTATTTCGGTGATGAGCAAAGGAAAAAGGTCATCGATAAGATGTATGAGATTTTAAACTGTGGAGGATATCTATTTTTAGGTCATTCAGAATCTGTTGGCAGACTTTCTGATAGATTCAGTGTAAGAAGGATAAACGATTCCTTTTTCTACTATAAAGAGTGCGAAAGCGGATGGTGA
- a CDS encoding chemotaxis protein CheA, producing MRVMVKEDELEILEDFLSESNEYLNNIEAEILALEERKDDEELVNSLFRKYHSMKGLSGFFEGMGEFTLLCQIIEDVLAKIRNKTIKVSSDVIDFLLKGSDIIKRVVFKIGDERKAEKGYIEVEEEFDLDLFAKEKEELINREILKAQSVSEGREREIEFVEEESFTNEEQGLQDASSNQLDRKDTIEQVIASTTSALSAELNEVKISYEKIDEMLGLVGEIITTKSTFYYLVKELEKYDMDLSKRFSELFRSIQRTSEILQDHIMKIRMIPFEMVVKRFNRLIRETAKKTRRKVKFSYTCGDVVIDKGIAEKLSEPLMHIIRNCIDHGIEDASERKKLGKPEHGKVELISYYKGQNIVIEISDDGRGMDIGKIIRKAVEKGIISEEQAGSLTADEAIKLIFEPGFSTKDVADEISGRGVGMDVVKNIVESLKGKVEVITEEGKGSKFILEIPTTAAVSQGIVVVYNSQKFIIPFEYVEETVKINVKNVYGCVDKLLIDVRDEPIPLYPISYVLYQEDLCNEDVIKRFVKDGELSVVILNVKGVKIAVCVDKLMQNEEFVLKPLPKALEKNKLLLGTTIDYEGNVILVLNPEYFRL from the coding sequence ATGAGAGTTATGGTAAAAGAGGATGAACTTGAAATTCTGGAGGATTTTTTATCAGAGTCAAATGAGTATCTCAACAACATAGAAGCGGAGATACTGGCATTAGAGGAAAGAAAAGATGATGAAGAGCTTGTCAATAGTCTTTTTAGGAAATATCATTCTATGAAAGGATTATCAGGTTTTTTTGAAGGCATGGGTGAATTTACATTGCTCTGTCAAATTATTGAAGATGTGTTAGCAAAGATCAGGAATAAGACAATAAAAGTGAGCAGTGATGTTATTGATTTTTTGTTAAAAGGCAGCGATATAATAAAAAGAGTTGTTTTTAAAATAGGTGATGAACGTAAAGCTGAAAAGGGATATATTGAGGTTGAAGAGGAATTTGATTTAGATTTGTTTGCAAAGGAAAAAGAAGAACTCATAAACAGGGAGATTTTGAAGGCTCAAAGTGTGAGTGAAGGTAGAGAAAGAGAAATAGAATTTGTTGAGGAAGAGAGTTTTACAAATGAAGAACAAGGTCTGCAGGATGCATCAAGTAATCAACTTGATAGGAAAGATACTATTGAACAGGTAATTGCCTCAACAACATCAGCATTGTCTGCAGAGCTGAACGAGGTAAAAATAAGCTATGAAAAAATTGATGAGATGCTGGGGCTTGTTGGTGAGATTATAACAACCAAAAGTACATTCTATTATCTTGTAAAAGAGCTTGAAAAGTACGATATGGACCTTTCAAAGAGATTCAGTGAACTTTTCCGTTCTATCCAAAGGACTTCTGAGATTCTTCAGGACCACATAATGAAAATTAGAATGATTCCTTTTGAGATGGTGGTAAAGAGGTTTAACAGGCTTATAAGAGAAACTGCTAAAAAGACAAGGAGAAAGGTAAAATTTTCGTACACTTGTGGCGACGTGGTTATAGACAAAGGCATAGCAGAAAAACTGAGCGAACCTCTTATGCATATAATAAGAAACTGCATAGACCATGGCATTGAAGATGCTTCTGAAAGAAAGAAATTGGGCAAGCCAGAACATGGAAAAGTAGAACTTATTTCGTATTATAAGGGACAGAACATTGTTATAGAGATATCTGATGATGGCAGGGGAATGGATATTGGCAAGATTATACGAAAAGCAGTAGAAAAAGGAATTATATCAGAAGAACAAGCGGGTAGTTTAACTGCAGATGAGGCTATAAAGCTGATATTTGAACCTGGTTTTTCTACCAAGGATGTGGCAGATGAGATTTCTGGCAGAGGTGTAGGTATGGACGTTGTGAAAAACATCGTAGAGTCCTTAAAAGGAAAAGTTGAAGTTATAACAGAGGAAGGGAAGGGAAGCAAGTTCATCCTTGAGATTCCGACAACTGCTGCCGTCTCTCAGGGCATTGTAGTTGTTTACAATTCACAAAAATTTATAATTCCATTTGAGTATGTTGAAGAAACTGTAAAGATAAATGTAAAAAATGTGTATGGTTGTGTAGACAAGCTTCTCATTGATGTAAGAGATGAGCCAATTCCTCTTTACCCTATTTCGTACGTGCTGTATCAAGAAGATTTATGCAATGAAGATGTTATCAAAAGGTTTGTAAAAGATGGTGAACTTTCTGTTGTGATTTTAAATGTCAAAGGTGTAAAGATAGCAGTATGTGTAGATAAACTTATGCAAAATGAGGAATTTGTTTTAAAACCACTTCCAAAAGCACTGGAAAAAAACAAGCTCCTTTTGGGGACAACTATTGACTATGAAGGAAATGTTATACTTGTGTTAAATCCCGAATATTTTAGGCTCTAA
- a CDS encoding ribulokinase has protein sequence MAKFSIGIDFGTQSGRAVLVNVETGEEVATSVKEYTHGVMDESLPDGTKLPHDWALQHPQDYIEVLATTVPDILKKAGVSKDDVIGIGIDFTACTMLPIKKDGTPLCELSKFKSNPHAYVKLWKHHAAQKYANRLNRIAQERGEKFLQRYGGKISSEWLFPKIMQILEEAPEVYEEADKFIEAADWIVFKMTGVEKRNSCTAGYKAIWSKREGYPSKEFFKALHPRLENVVDEKLSRDIYPIGQKAGELTEEMAKLMGLNPGTAVAIANVDAHVSVPAVGITDIGKMLMIIGTSTCHMLLWNEEKMVPGICGYVEDGILPGFYGYEAGQSCVGDHFEWFVENCVPPIYYDEAKQKGLNIYQLLKEKAKALKPGQSGLLALDWWNGNRSILVDADLTGMMLGMTLTTKPEEMYRALIEATAYGTKIIIDNFNEHGVEVRELYACGGIAEKDELLMQIYADVTGLEIKVSASPQTPALGSAMFGAVAAGKERGGYDSIFEAAKKMAKLKDYSYKPNPQNHEIYKKLYREYRILHDYFGRGANDVMKRLKEIKEEVSRM, from the coding sequence ATGGCAAAGTTCAGCATAGGAATTGATTTTGGAACACAGTCAGGAAGGGCAGTGCTAGTAAATGTTGAGACAGGTGAAGAGGTTGCCACAAGTGTGAAAGAGTACACTCACGGAGTTATGGACGAAAGTTTGCCAGATGGCACAAAACTTCCTCACGACTGGGCACTTCAACATCCACAGGATTATATAGAAGTCTTGGCAACAACTGTTCCAGATATCTTGAAAAAAGCAGGAGTTTCTAAAGACGATGTGATTGGAATAGGAATTGACTTTACAGCCTGCACAATGCTTCCTATCAAAAAGGATGGGACACCGCTTTGTGAGCTTTCCAAGTTCAAATCAAATCCTCATGCCTATGTTAAGCTGTGGAAACACCATGCTGCTCAAAAGTATGCAAATAGGCTAAATAGAATAGCACAAGAGCGAGGAGAGAAGTTTTTACAAAGATATGGCGGAAAGATTTCATCAGAATGGCTTTTCCCTAAGATCATGCAGATTTTAGAAGAAGCACCTGAGGTGTATGAAGAGGCGGACAAGTTTATAGAAGCTGCTGACTGGATTGTATTTAAGATGACAGGTGTTGAGAAGAGAAACTCATGCACAGCAGGATATAAAGCTATCTGGAGCAAGAGGGAAGGATATCCTTCAAAAGAGTTTTTCAAAGCACTTCATCCAAGGCTTGAAAATGTTGTTGATGAAAAGCTTTCACGTGATATATACCCCATTGGGCAGAAAGCTGGAGAGCTCACAGAAGAAATGGCCAAGCTAATGGGACTCAATCCTGGGACAGCTGTTGCAATTGCAAATGTGGATGCTCATGTATCAGTTCCTGCTGTTGGGATTACTGATATTGGCAAGATGCTAATGATAATCGGAACATCTACATGCCACATGCTTTTGTGGAACGAAGAGAAGATGGTGCCTGGTATTTGCGGGTACGTTGAAGATGGAATTTTGCCTGGTTTTTATGGGTATGAGGCGGGTCAGAGCTGTGTTGGAGACCATTTTGAATGGTTTGTTGAAAACTGCGTGCCACCAATATACTATGATGAAGCAAAGCAAAAAGGACTAAATATCTATCAGCTACTCAAAGAAAAAGCAAAGGCTCTAAAACCTGGTCAGAGCGGTCTTTTGGCACTTGACTGGTGGAATGGTAACAGGTCAATCTTGGTTGATGCAGACCTGACAGGAATGATGCTTGGCATGACACTCACAACAAAGCCAGAGGAGATGTACAGGGCACTGATTGAGGCAACGGCGTACGGCACAAAGATAATAATTGACAACTTCAATGAGCATGGCGTTGAGGTAAGAGAGCTTTATGCGTGCGGTGGAATTGCTGAAAAAGACGAGCTTTTGATGCAGATTTATGCTGATGTGACAGGGCTTGAGATAAAAGTGTCAGCATCACCTCAGACTCCAGCACTCGGTTCTGCAATGTTTGGTGCAGTTGCTGCAGGAAAAGAAAGAGGTGGGTATGACAGCATATTCGAGGCTGCAAAGAAGATGGCAAAACTAAAAGACTATTCTTACAAACCAAATCCGCAAAACCACGAGATTTACAAAAAACTCTACAGAGAATACAGAATTCTTCACGACTACTTTGGCCGTGGAGCAAATGATGTGATGAAGAGGCTAAAAGAGATAAAAGAAGAAGTTTCAAGGATGTAA
- a CDS encoding GntR family transcriptional regulator, producing the protein MIKINLYGQDDDKMSKTKYEIIKDFIIEGISSGKFKEGEKIYSENMLSRKFKVSRHTVRRAIMELEFEGLLVSQKGRGTFVAKKTADSSKCIAVLTTFISDYIFPLIIRGIEKVIAHEGYGLLLFSTDNSYEFERYHLESIINNPNIDAVIIEPTKSALPSKNQELYRKLIQKDIPVIFINTILEGIAQNYIITKDQSAVYKLTTSLIKSGCKKLLGIFKGDDLQGIKRYSGFEKACKEAQAEFDAIFFTSEEYNFVHNRAAEVISRERFDAAVCYNDKIALPLCVKLKEMGFRIPQDISVTGYDNSLLSTLTDIKLTTVEHPKEKLGEMAAKAAVAMIKKSRRGVKEEVECEIIFRNSTKGGL; encoded by the coding sequence ATGATAAAAATAAACTTGTATGGACAAGATGATGATAAGATGAGCAAAACCAAATATGAGATTATAAAAGATTTCATTATTGAAGGGATTAGCTCTGGCAAGTTCAAAGAGGGCGAGAAGATTTATTCAGAGAATATGCTGTCACGAAAATTCAAAGTTTCGCGGCACACGGTAAGAAGAGCTATAATGGAGCTCGAATTTGAGGGACTTCTTGTTTCTCAAAAAGGAAGAGGTACGTTTGTTGCAAAGAAAACTGCCGACAGCTCTAAATGCATTGCTGTTCTGACAACATTTATATCCGACTACATCTTTCCCCTGATTATAAGAGGAATTGAAAAGGTGATAGCACATGAAGGGTATGGTCTTTTGCTGTTTTCGACTGACAACAGCTACGAATTTGAAAGGTATCATTTGGAGAGTATAATAAACAACCCAAACATAGATGCTGTCATAATAGAGCCGACAAAAAGTGCCTTGCCTTCCAAAAATCAAGAGCTTTACAGAAAACTTATACAAAAAGACATTCCTGTGATTTTCATCAACACTATTTTAGAAGGCATTGCTCAAAACTACATAATAACCAAAGACCAATCAGCAGTTTACAAGCTCACAACCAGTCTTATAAAAAGCGGTTGCAAAAAGCTTCTAGGTATTTTCAAAGGCGACGATTTGCAGGGGATAAAAAGATACAGTGGTTTTGAGAAAGCGTGCAAGGAGGCACAGGCAGAGTTTGATGCAATCTTTTTTACAAGTGAGGAGTATAATTTTGTTCATAATAGAGCTGCTGAAGTCATATCAAGAGAAAGATTTGATGCAGCCGTTTGCTACAACGACAAGATTGCTCTTCCTCTTTGTGTAAAGCTAAAAGAAATGGGATTTAGAATTCCTCAGGATATATCAGTTACGGGATATGACAATTCACTTCTTTCTACACTGACAGATATAAAGCTCACAACAGTTGAGCACCCGAAAGAAAAGCTTGGAGAGATGGCAGCAAAAGCAGCAGTTGCCATGATAAAGAAGAGCAGAAGAGGTGTTAAAGAAGAGGTTGAATGCGAGATTATCTTTAGAAATTCCACAAAAGGAGGGCTATAA
- a CDS encoding L-ribulose-5-phosphate 4-epimerase, whose translation MLENLKELVCKYNLYLPKYGLVTWTSGNVSARDPETNLVVIKPSGVMYDDLTPDKMVVVDMDGNVVEGSLKPSTDTLTHLYVYKHMPHINAVVHTHSNYATAFAALGQPIKVYLTAIADEFGCEIPCGPYAQIGGEDIGKVIVEYIGDSPAILLQNHGVFTIGKTVDEAVKAAVMVEDVAKTVFIAKMMGEPIEIPPEEVKRAHERYMTKYGQK comes from the coding sequence ATGTTGGAAAATCTGAAAGAGCTTGTTTGCAAATATAATTTGTATCTTCCAAAATATGGCCTTGTCACATGGACATCTGGCAATGTCTCAGCTCGCGACCCTGAGACAAACCTTGTTGTCATAAAACCATCCGGTGTTATGTACGACGATTTGACACCTGATAAGATGGTTGTGGTTGACATGGACGGAAATGTTGTTGAAGGAAGTTTAAAACCATCAACAGACACCCTCACACATCTTTATGTATACAAACACATGCCACACATAAATGCTGTTGTCCATACACATTCTAACTATGCAACAGCATTTGCAGCGCTGGGCCAGCCCATTAAAGTGTATCTGACAGCAATTGCCGATGAGTTTGGCTGTGAGATTCCGTGTGGACCGTATGCTCAGATTGGTGGTGAGGACATAGGCAAGGTGATAGTGGAGTATATAGGAGACTCACCCGCAATCCTTCTTCAGAACCATGGAGTTTTTACAATAGGCAAGACAGTTGATGAGGCAGTTAAAGCGGCTGTTATGGTTGAAGATGTGGCAAAAACAGTGTTTATTGCAAAGATGATGGGCGAGCCTATCGAGATCCCACCTGAAGAGGTAAAAAGAGCTCATGAGAGGTACATGACCAAGTACGGACAGAAATAA
- a CDS encoding 2-isopropylmalate synthase, producing MNVKFNQKTHILEIEYQFRDIEEPNLFRNIYPYNEVPRLVFNHRIVPMNVPERLYITDTTFRDGQQSRSPYTVEQICRIYDYLHELDNGSGVILHTEFFVYSKQDKEAVLKCLEKGYDFPKVTAWIRAKKEDFEIVKSLGIKETGILVSCSDYHIFKKLRMTRSQAMKQYLEIVSAALEAGVIPRCHFEDITRADFYGFVLPFINELMKLSKQANMPVKIRACDTLGLGSPIPGVALPRSVPQIIYGIVNYGEVPSEWLEWHGHNDFYKAVINSTMAWLYGASMVNTSLLGIGERTGNTPLEAMVMEYIQIRGSADGMNVAVISEIADYFKKEIGYEIPPMTPFVGENFNATRAGIHADGLMKDEEIYNIFDTGKILGRPPKVIIDAYSGIAGIVIWINRYFKDSGIDIQVDKKDPRVQKVKEWVDNQYENGRNTSISDEELKEVVSRIFGL from the coding sequence ATGAATGTTAAGTTCAATCAAAAGACTCACATTCTCGAGATTGAGTATCAGTTCAGGGACATTGAGGAGCCAAATCTTTTTAGGAACATCTATCCTTACAATGAGGTACCAAGGCTTGTTTTTAACCACAGAATTGTGCCAATGAATGTTCCTGAGCGGCTTTACATCACAGACACAACCTTCAGAGACGGCCAACAGTCACGCTCACCCTACACTGTTGAGCAAATCTGTAGGATTTATGACTACTTGCATGAGCTTGACAATGGAAGCGGTGTTATTCTTCACACAGAGTTCTTTGTCTACTCAAAGCAGGACAAGGAAGCAGTTTTAAAGTGTTTAGAAAAAGGCTATGATTTTCCAAAAGTGACTGCTTGGATTCGTGCAAAAAAAGAGGACTTTGAGATTGTAAAGAGCCTTGGTATCAAGGAAACAGGAATACTTGTCTCATGTTCTGACTATCACATTTTCAAAAAACTAAGGATGACAAGAAGTCAGGCAATGAAGCAGTACTTAGAGATTGTGTCGGCAGCTTTAGAGGCAGGAGTAATTCCAAGATGCCATTTTGAAGACATCACACGTGCAGACTTTTATGGGTTTGTTCTGCCATTTATCAACGAGCTTATGAAACTTTCAAAACAGGCAAACATGCCTGTGAAAATCAGAGCTTGTGACACGCTGGGGCTTGGCTCACCCATCCCTGGTGTTGCTCTGCCAAGAAGCGTTCCACAGATAATCTATGGCATTGTGAACTACGGTGAAGTGCCATCTGAGTGGCTTGAGTGGCACGGTCACAACGATTTTTACAAGGCAGTAATAAACTCAACAATGGCATGGCTATACGGTGCTTCAATGGTAAACACATCACTTTTGGGAATAGGTGAGCGGACTGGCAACACTCCCTTAGAGGCAATGGTGATGGAATATATTCAGATAAGAGGGTCAGCAGACGGCATGAACGTTGCTGTAATATCTGAGATTGCTGATTATTTCAAAAAAGAAATCGGGTATGAGATTCCTCCAATGACGCCTTTTGTTGGTGAGAACTTTAACGCAACACGGGCTGGAATTCATGCAGATGGGCTTATGAAAGATGAGGAGATTTACAATATATTTGATACAGGAAAGATTCTGGGAAGGCCTCCTAAGGTGATTATAGATGCATACTCAGGCATTGCAGGAATTGTAATCTGGATAAACAGGTACTTCAAAGATAGCGGCATTGACATCCAGGTTGATAAAAAAGACCCAAGAGTTCAAAAGGTCAAAGAGTGGGTAGACAATCAATATGAAAATGGAAGAAATACATCTATAAGCGATGAAGAGTTAAAAGAGGTTGTAAGTAGAATATTTGGACTGTAA
- a CDS encoding DUF362 domain-containing protein, protein MAKSKVYFTDFKTKPGYNMLDKLENLVKKAGIETIDFKNKFVAIKVHFGEPGNLAYIRPNYVARIVKLVKSLGGKPFVTDANTLYTGRRSNALDHLEAAYENGFNPLVLGCHVIIADGLKGTEYREIEVNLKHTQKAKIGSAIADADIIISMNHFKGHEMTGFGGAIKNIGMGSGSRGGKLFMHSSSKPVIKVSKCVGCGMCVKSCAQLAITLNEKKKAVIDYEKCVGCGQCVAVCQFGAATVNWDEAASIASEKIAEYAYAVLKDKPHFHINFVMNISPDCDCWSHNDIPVAPDIGIAASFDPVALDKACVDLVNNSTFTPAGSVFEKAKHIEVDGKIDRFKSIHPDTDWRVALKHAQEIGLGSLEYELVKV, encoded by the coding sequence ATGGCAAAATCAAAGGTGTATTTCACAGACTTTAAAACCAAACCAGGGTATAATATGCTTGATAAGCTTGAAAACCTTGTGAAAAAGGCAGGGATTGAAACAATCGATTTTAAAAACAAGTTTGTTGCTATCAAGGTACACTTTGGAGAACCTGGAAACCTTGCGTATATAAGACCAAACTACGTTGCAAGGATTGTAAAACTCGTCAAAAGCCTTGGCGGGAAACCGTTTGTCACAGATGCAAACACACTTTACACAGGAAGAAGAAGCAACGCTTTAGACCACTTAGAAGCTGCGTATGAAAATGGATTTAACCCTCTTGTGCTTGGCTGTCATGTAATCATCGCAGATGGTCTGAAAGGAACAGAGTACAGAGAGATTGAAGTGAACCTCAAGCATACACAAAAAGCAAAGATTGGATCTGCCATTGCAGATGCTGATATTATAATCTCAATGAACCACTTTAAAGGTCATGAGATGACAGGGTTTGGTGGTGCTATCAAAAACATTGGAATGGGTTCTGGTTCTCGCGGCGGAAAGCTTTTTATGCACTCATCCTCAAAGCCTGTTATAAAGGTTTCAAAATGTGTCGGGTGTGGAATGTGCGTCAAAAGCTGTGCGCAGCTTGCTATAACTTTGAATGAGAAGAAAAAAGCAGTTATTGACTATGAAAAGTGTGTTGGATGTGGTCAGTGCGTTGCTGTGTGCCAGTTCGGTGCAGCAACAGTCAACTGGGATGAGGCAGCGTCAATCGCAAGCGAGAAGATTGCTGAGTATGCGTATGCAGTTTTAAAGGATAAGCCTCATTTTCACATAAATTTTGTCATGAATATTTCACCTGACTGTGACTGCTGGTCACACAACGATATCCCTGTTGCACCAGACATTGGTATTGCAGCGTCATTTGACCCTGTTGCGCTTGACAAGGCATGTGTTGACCTTGTAAATAACTCTACGTTCACACCAGCTGGCTCTGTATTTGAAAAGGCAAAACACATAGAGGTTGATGGTAAGATTGATAGGTTCAAGAGCATTCATCCTGACACGGACTGGAGAGTTGCACTAAAGCATGCTCAAGAGATTGGACTTGGAAGTTTGGAGTATGAGCTTGTGAAGGTATAG
- a CDS encoding anthranilate synthase component II, translated as MKVLIVDNFDSFTYNLYNYFLRLKVSTTVINRDKITIEKILQLNPTHIVLSPGPGRPSNDKILFEIIDKFKETKSILGVCLGHQAIGMFFGAKLKKAKRPMHGIVDTIFHDQKGVFENLKNPLRVVRYHSLVIDDIDTLQLTVTATSQEGEVMGIRHKRFKIEGVQFHPESIATQQGLLMLKNFLKG; from the coding sequence ATGAAGGTCTTGATTGTTGACAATTTTGATTCGTTTACGTATAATCTCTACAACTATTTTTTAAGACTCAAGGTGTCTACCACTGTGATAAACAGAGATAAGATTACCATAGAAAAAATCCTGCAGCTAAACCCTACTCACATTGTCCTTTCTCCTGGACCAGGACGGCCTTCCAACGATAAGATTTTGTTTGAAATCATAGATAAGTTTAAAGAGACAAAAAGTATTCTTGGTGTATGTCTTGGACATCAGGCAATTGGCATGTTCTTTGGAGCAAAACTAAAAAAAGCAAAAAGACCTATGCACGGGATTGTGGATACAATATTTCATGACCAAAAAGGAGTATTTGAAAACCTCAAAAACCCTCTGCGCGTTGTGCGATACCACTCTCTTGTAATAGATGATATTGACACTCTACAACTTACCGTCACAGCAACGTCGCAAGAGGGAGAGGTTATGGGTATAAGACACAAAAGATTTAAAATAGAAGGTGTGCAGTTTCATCCCGAGTCAATTGCGACGCAGCAGGGGCTTTTGATGCTTAAAAACTTTTTAAAAGGGTGA
- the pabB gene encoding aminodeoxychorismate synthase component I, with protein sequence MQILVYNIVPDPFLIFCHLKSDFSVLLESSMLSRRYGRYSFLFLKPKEVYILSEDDDVFEYLNQLSNKVARKHNPSDFVFNGGFAGYFSYNFGVDLFEVERRKDTSFVPKAFFGYFEDFVVIDHFEKKTYASFTSKALAREFEGILKSENLVLPSFKESWVERAWCNFEKSEYMQAVKRIKDYIFEGDVYQVNLSQRFFVKGVFDPDFLYFDLRKRNYGSYHAYIKLPKASIISTSPELFLRKRGDTIVTKPIKGTSKRGKTPEEDRALKDGLYNDIKCRSELLMIVDLERNDFAKICLPESIEVEKLFDIEEYSTVFHLVSTIKGKLLRGMDLKRIIEATFPGGSITGAPKLNAIKIIEELEKCPRGIYCGSIGYISNNFNMDFNIAIRTLVVEDNTAYFSVGGGIVWDSQEEDEWWETIHKGRPFLEILGINDFAGA encoded by the coding sequence GTGCAGATTTTAGTTTACAACATAGTACCTGACCCATTTTTGATTTTTTGTCATTTGAAAAGCGACTTTTCAGTTTTGCTTGAGAGCAGTATGCTGAGTAGAAGATATGGGAGATATTCTTTTTTGTTTTTAAAGCCCAAGGAAGTTTATATCTTGAGTGAAGACGATGATGTTTTTGAATATTTAAACCAACTTTCAAACAAAGTAGCAAGAAAACATAACCCTTCTGACTTTGTCTTCAATGGGGGTTTTGCAGGATACTTTTCTTATAACTTTGGTGTTGACCTTTTTGAAGTTGAAAGGAGAAAAGATACCTCTTTTGTACCCAAAGCATTCTTTGGGTATTTTGAAGATTTTGTGGTCATTGACCACTTTGAAAAAAAGACATATGCTTCTTTTACATCCAAAGCCTTGGCAAGGGAATTTGAAGGGATACTGAAAAGTGAAAACCTTGTCCTGCCAAGCTTTAAAGAGTCTTGGGTTGAAAGAGCCTGGTGCAACTTTGAAAAGTCGGAATACATGCAGGCAGTGAAAAGAATAAAGGATTATATTTTTGAGGGTGATGTTTACCAAGTAAATCTTTCACAGCGGTTTTTTGTAAAAGGTGTATTTGACCCTGACTTTTTGTATTTTGACCTCAGAAAAAGAAACTATGGTAGTTACCATGCGTATATAAAACTTCCGAAAGCATCCATAATATCAACATCGCCTGAACTTTTTTTGAGAAAAAGAGGGGATACTATTGTAACCAAACCAATAAAAGGTACATCTAAGCGCGGGAAAACCCCGGAAGAAGACAGAGCTTTGAAAGATGGATTATATAACGATATAAAGTGCAGGTCAGAGCTTTTGATGATTGTTGACCTTGAGAGAAACGACTTTGCAAAGATATGTTTGCCAGAGTCCATTGAGGTTGAAAAACTCTTTGATATTGAAGAATATTCAACAGTTTTTCATCTTGTCTCCACCATAAAGGGAAAGCTCTTAAGGGGAATGGATTTAAAAAGGATAATTGAAGCAACCTTTCCAGGCGGGTCAATAACAGGTGCACCAAAGCTGAATGCTATAAAGATTATAGAGGAGCTTGAAAAGTGTCCGCGAGGGATATACTGCGGCTCTATTGGTTATATCTCAAATAATTTCAACATGGATTTTAACATTGCAATAAGAACGCTTGTTGTAGAAGATAACACAGCATACTTTAGTGTTGGCGGCGGAATTGTATGGGACTCTCAAGAAGAGGATGAATGGTGGGAAACAATCCACAAAGGGAGGCCGTTTTTAGAAATTTTGGGAATAAATGATTTTGCAGGTGCTTGA